A genomic region of Serinus canaria isolate serCan28SL12 chromosome 1A, serCan2020, whole genome shotgun sequence contains the following coding sequences:
- the MYRFL gene encoding myelin regulatory factor-like protein, with protein MDVVGEKEALQQFFEGQDVHGALENPMVDTSLLEEFISSDIEFGTLQSQLPDSPPDSGSEPCSPPQLQTPWCDAVWPSGLQPPLPCQPVGAPSKLPCGLMEPYPDPSATGYPCTVSQGCCLKTENAVTPWNHSTSSSCLGFNYSYFQPNASQISGISAASSKKRKLSQLLGDGIDSPVQSQDSRQATVKDCAAEVQEYDSDGQNAALEKCSQALTWQPYQTSQWNSLFDSNFEKLPAVGYHIVTDKGFNFSTADDAFVCQKKNHFQVTVHIRITGHPKYVKTQQGRKPVEKFYLKAYGIKVEAPNETIAIEQSQSDRSKKTFHPVKVDLPGDQITKVTLGRLHFSETTANNMRKKGKPNPDQRYFMLVVGLYAVSQDQFYLLSASVSEKIIVRASNPGQFENDSDVLWQRGPAPETIAYHGRVGINTDAPDEALVVCGNATVMGRVMHPSDSRAKQNIREVDTNEQLRRITQMRLVEYDYKPEFASVMGIKDTHETGIIAQEVKSLLPEAVREVGDVACDDGEKIENFLMVDKDQIFMENVGAVKQLCKLTNNLEVRIEELEQWNRKLARMKRINSLKSTVSEESKVSRYSRASSLLPSVKSVPLKSRKVCLSKTKESCSLKTFWVTIIALIAIMALCALTIWSLYLLSIHESRFEKHPVYSSTSSSVPVSPSTTTAALQIESTVSQTTQPISRIPEVNFCDILPCDKVYCCPIHQLKVKSLSYEKNNAKEKRKKSDMLPNQDPIKKFGGRPDLGNDWIDTTVSSIQILQTQQSIDNRYCSKNLQCSSGNYSYVIPINKYTPMDVEISLEINTTEPLIIFLCKVTFGNYCSHYSSSQKSRKNFQETTQGRQHVWTLPVAKLYDSVYSFRVAVPGFASCSTDRYFAGMFFTDYYFYFYRQCN; from the exons GGCAAGATGTCCATGGAGCCTTGGAAAATCCCATGGTGGACACAAGCCTGTTGGAAGAATTCATTAGTAGTGACATAGAGTTTGGAACTTT GCAAAGTCAGTTGCCAGACTCCCCACCCGACTCTGGCTCAGAACCGTGTTCCCCACCACAGCTACAAA CCCCATGGTGTGATGCTGTGTGGCCCAGTGGGTTGCAGCCTCCGCTCCCATGCCAGCCTGTCGGGGCACCCAGCAAGCTTCCGTGCGGGCTCATGGAGCCTTACCCTGACCCCAGTGCCACGGGCTATCCTTGCACTGTCTCCCAAGGCTGCTGCCTCaagacagaaaatgctgtgaCTCCATGGAATCATTCTACATCCTCCAGCTGTTTGGGTTTTAATTATTCATACTTCCAGCCTAATGCATCTCAGATTTCTGG TATTTCTGCAGCATCaagcaaaaaaaggaagctCTCCCAACTACTAGGAGATGGGATTGATTCTCCAGTGCAGTCTCAGGATTCCAGACAAG CAACTGTAAAGGACTGTGCTGCTGAAGTGCAAGAATATGACAGTGATGGACAAAATGCAGCTTTGGAAAAATGCAGTCAAGCTCTTACATGGCAACCATATCAAACTTCTCAGTGGAACAGCTTATTTGACTCTAATTTTGAAAAACT ACCTGCTGTAGGATATCACATTGTCACAGataaaggatttaatttttcaacAGCAGATGATGCCTTTGTGTGCCAAAAGAAGAATCATTTCCAAGTCACAGTTCATATTAGAATCACTGGACATCCAAAATATGTCAAAACTCAGCAGGGGAGGAAACCAGTAGAAAAGTTTTACTTGAAAGCTTATGGAATTAAG gTGGAAGCTCCAAATGAAACAATTGCTATTGAACAGTCTCAATCAGATCGAAGCAAAAAAACTTTTCATCCTGTTAA agTTGATCTGCCAGGGGACCAGATAACTAAAGTAACCCTGGGACGGCTGCATTTCAGTGAAACAACAGCAAATAATAtgagaaaaaaggggaaacCTAATCCTGATCAGAG ATACTTCATGCTGGTGGTTGGACTGTATGCTGTCTCTCAGGACCAGTTCTACTTACTATCTGCAAGTGTCTCTGAAAAGATCATTGTGAGG GCATCTAACCCGGGGCAGTTTGAGAACGACAGCGATGTGCTGTGGCAGCGAGGACCTGCTCCGGAGACCATCGCCTACCACGGTCGCGTCGGAATCAACACAGACGCGCCGGACGAAGCGCTGGTGGTGTGCGGGAACGCCACGGTGATGGGCAGAGTCATGCACCCCTCTGACAGCCGAGCCAAGCAGAACATCCGCGAG GTCGACACAAATGAGCAGTTGAGAAGAATAACACAAATGAGGCTGGTGGAATATGACTACAAGCCTGAATTTGCATCTGTTATGGGAATAAAAGATACCCATGAAACAG GAATAATAGCCCAGGAAGTGAAGAGTCTTTTGCCTGAAGCTGTTAGAGAAGTTGGAGATGTTGCTTGTGATGAtggagaaaaaatagaaaacttccTCATGGTTGACAAG GATCAGATCTTTATGGAGAATGTTGGTGCTGTAAAGCAGCTTTGTAAACTAACAAACAATCTTGAAGTCAGAATAGAAGAATTGGAGCAGTGGAATAGGAAACTGGCCAGGATGAAACGGATCAACAGTTTAAAGTCAACAGTCAGTGAAGAGAGCAAAGTCAG CAGGTATAGTCGAGCTAGTAGTCTCTTGCCATCAGTAAAATCAGTCCCACTAAAATCCAGGAAG GTTTGTTTGTCAAAGACCAAAGAATCTTGCTCCCTGAAGACTTTCTGGGTGACTATAATAGCTTTGATTGCTATTATGGCACTATG TGCTTTGACCATATGGAGCCTGTATTTACTCAGCATTCATGAGAGCCGTTTTGAAAAACATCCAGTTTACAG CAGTACCTCAAGTTCTGTTCCAGTCTCTCCCTCTACTACCACAGCAG cattgcAGATTGAAAGCACAGTTTCTCAGACCACACAGCCCATCAGCAGGATCCCTGAAGTGAATTTCTGTGACATTTTACCTTGTGACAAGGTCTACTGTTGTCCAATTCATCAACTAAAAGTCAAATCTCTaagttatgaaaaaaataatgcaaaggAAAAAC gaaagaaaagtgaCATGTTACCAAACCAAGATCCCATCAAAAAATTTGGTGGAAGACCTGATCTTGGAAATGACT GGATTGATACAACAGTCAGTTCCATACAGATTTTGCAAACTCAGCAAAGCATTGACAACCGCTATTGCAGTAAAAATCTGCAGTGCAG CTCTGGAAACTACAGCTATGTTATCCCTATTAACAAATACACACCCATGGATGTAGAAATCTCACTGGAAATAAA CACCACGGAACCATTAATTATATTTCTCTGCAAAGTCACATTTGGAAATTATTGCTCCCATTATTCTTCCAGCCAAAAAAGTAGGAAGAATTTCCAAGAAACCACACAG